Proteins encoded together in one Telopea speciosissima isolate NSW1024214 ecotype Mountain lineage chromosome 4, Tspe_v1, whole genome shotgun sequence window:
- the LOC122658234 gene encoding kinesin-like protein KIN-8B, translating into MPSIKAPASKQTTTLLVAVKCRPLSEKERQRNRDILRVTDDGEVIVLDPDLSKNYLDRVQNRTKEKRYCFDYAFGPQCTNMDVYKTSISSTISGVIQGLNATVFAYGSTGSGKTYTMVGTQDDPGLMVLSLHTIFDLIKKDRSSKDFEVSCSYLEVYNEVIYDLLQKSSGHLELREDPEQGIIVAGLRCIKVRSADKILELLNLGNSRRKTESTEANATSSRSHAVLEITVKRKQRNQYRNQFIHGKLALVDLAGSERASETNNGGQQLRDGANINRSLLALANCINALGKQQKEGLAYVPYRNSKLTRILKDGLSGNSRTVMIATISPADNQYHHTVNTLKYADRAKEIKTHIQRNVGTVDTHVADYQRMIDGLQIEVCQLRKELAEKDSQLSVKPTEKAVDDELSWLNILSHETSENVQERINLQKALFELEETNLRNRIELQHLDDAIAKEQAIEKDGEVVLALSERRQLILNNIRDNNEIGSDYQKEIEENEKRRCQLQDNIEEAIRNNSNKTYLRILSQYRLLGMANMELQFEMAMRDQVIYNQREAQRNLWNLIMGLGLDQKQIMELASKQGITIEDWTTPLHFETSSTKQSLASAYGRSPPFKFCPDIRQSYSSRACIFQHRQDFSCRSCFKQWDLAHTVRREEHHSSYYMLTHDHSQSAYLTMDNSSEHWVSGRSGPCSCSPEKTLTRRVEAASQHHLF; encoded by the exons ATGCCTAGCATTAAAGCTCCTGCGTCGAAACAAACCACAACCCTATTG GTTGCTGTAAAATGTAGGCCGTTAAGTGAAAAAGAAAGGCAAAGAAACCGTGACATTCTTCGGGTGACCGATGATGGG GAGGTCATCGTGCTGGATCCTGACTTGTCAAAGAATTACTTGGATCGCGTACAGAACCGTACGAAAGAGAAGAGATATTGTTTTGATTATGCGTTTGGGCCTCAATGTACAAACATG GATGTCTACAAGACAAGCATCTCTTCTACAATTTCTGGGGTCATTCAAGGTCTTAATGCAACTGTTTTTGCTTATGGTTCAACTGGAAG TGGTAAGACATATACAATGGTTGGGACCCAAGATGACCCTGGACTTATGGTTCTCAGCTTGCACACTATTTTTGATCTTATCAAGAAGGACCGCAGCTCCAAAGACTTTGAAGTTTCTTGTTCCTACCTTGAAGTTTACAATGAA GTTATCTATGATTTGCTTCAAAAATCATCCGGGCATTTGGAGCTTAGAGAGGATCCTGAGCAAGGAATAATTGTTGCTGGGCTTAGATGCATTAAG GTCCGGTCGGCTGATAAGATTCTTGAACTCTTAAATTTGGGAAATAGTAGACGAAAAACAGAAAGTACAGAGGCAAATGCAACATCTTCTCG CTCACATGCTGTTTTGGAGATTACTGtcaaaagaaaacagagaaaccAGTATCGGAATCAATTTATCCATGGAAAACTTGCACTAGTTGATCTTGCTGGCAG TGAACGGGCTTCTGAAACAAACAATGGAGGCCAACAGCTGCGAGATGGCGCCAACATTAACCGTTCACTTCTTGCTTTAGCAAACTGCATTAATGCTCTAGGGAAACAACAGAAGGAGGGTCTAGCATATGTCCCATACCGCAATAG CAAATTGACACGGATCCTTAAAGATGGCCTGAGTGGTAATTCTCGAACGGTCATGATTGCAACAATATCACCTGCAGATAATCAGTATCACCACACTGTTAATACCCTGAAATATGCAGATCGAGCAAAAGAAATCAAGACACATATCCAG AGAAATGTTGGCACAGTTGATACTCATGTTGCGGATTACCAACGAATGATTGATGGTCTTCAG ATTGAAGTTTGCCAGCTGAGGAAAGAACTGGCAGAAAAGGACTCTCAACTGAGTGTGAAACCTACTGAAAAAGCCGTTGATGATGAACTGTCTTGGTTAAATATTTTGAGCCATGAAACCAGTGAAAATGTCCAGGAACGAATAAACTTACAAAAAGCTTTGTTTGAGCTTGAGGAAactaacctccgtaaccgcataGAGCTCCAACATCTAGATGATGCTATTGCAAAAGAACAG GCCATTGAAAAGGATGGAGAAGTTGTGCTGGCTTTAAGTGAAAGGCGGCAACTTATACTCAACAACATCCGTGACAATAATGAGATTGGTTCCGATTACCAAAAG gaaattgaagaaaatgagAAGCGTAGGTGCCAACTTCAAGATAATATAGAAGAAGCCATTCGTAACAATAGTAACAAAACTTACTTGCGTATTCTCAGCCAATATCGACTCCTG GGAATGGCTAATATGGAGCTCCAGTTTGAAATGGCAATGCGGGATCAAGTCATTTACAACCAACGGGAAGCGCAGAGGAACCTGTGGAATTTGATCATGGGGTTAGGACTTGATCAGAAACAGATAATGGAGCTTGCTTCCAAGCAGGGAATTACAATTGAGGACTGGACAACACCGCTACATTTTGAAACATCTAGCACGAAGCAGTCACTTGCCTCAGCTTATGGCAGATCTCCACCTTTCAAGTTTTGTCCTGACATCCGGCAGTCCTATTCTTCAAGGGCTTGCATCTTCCAACATCGCCAAGACTTCAGTTGTAGGTCATGTTTCAAGCAGTGGGACTTGGCTCATACTGTACGTAGAGAAGAGCACCATAGCTCCTACTACATGCTTACTCATGATCACTCCCAATCAGCATATTTGACGATGGACAATAGTAGTGAACATTGGGTGAGTGGCAGATCAGGTCCATGTTCCTGCAGTCCTGAGAAAACTCTTACACGTCGAGTGGAGGCTGCATCTCAACATCATCTTTTCTAG